The Burkholderia cepacia genomic interval ATCAGCACGACCGGCTTCGAGTCCATCACGAACACGTAGCCCGAATCGCCGTAGCGCATCGCGGCCAGGCTCGCGAGCGCGTCGCGCTTTGCGTCGGCCTCGGGCAGCGTGCCGCCCTGCGCGAGTGCGTGATACGCCTTCACGATGCCGGCCGCCGAGTCGACGAGATTCGCGATGCCCGCCTTGCGTTCGGCGAGCATCGTCGCGCGCGTTTCGAACGCACTCCATGCGCCGACGCCCAGGAAACCGATCCATACCAGCGCAAGCGCGAGCCACAGCTTGCGGTTCAAACTCATTCTGCTCATCTGCGTGCCTTTGTCGATGTCGATGCGCACGCTGCGCGCGAACGGCCCGCCGCACGCAATCGATTGCACACGTAATGACGGCAGCGACGCTTACAACTTGAATGCAACGCGACACGCAAGGCGGCCTGTGCTACAAGATCGCCTGGCCGGCGCACCGCGTACCGGCGACATTCCGAGGCCACTCATGTACGTCATCGACATCCACTACACCGCATCGCTCGAGCAGATCGACGATGCGCTCGAACGCCATCGCGCATTTCTGCAGCCGCAGTTCGACAAGGGCATCTTCATCGCGGCCGGGCCGAAGGTGCCGCGCGAAGGCGGCGTGATCCTCGCGGCCCGCATCGATCGCGACGAGCTGGACGCGATCCTGGAAACCGATCCGTTCGTCACCGAGGGGCTCGCCACGTATCGCGTGACGGAATTCCGGATCACGCGCGCGGCGCCGGGCGTCGTCCTGCCGGCACTGCCGTGACTTGACGTGACATGATGCGCCGGCGCCTGCCGGGCCACGGCCCGCGCAGGCGATACGGAGAGCAGACGGGAAAAGAGAAGACGCGGGACGGCGCGCGCCGCCCCGCCCTGCGGCTCAGCCGAGCAGCAGCTTCAGGTCGTGGACCCACGGGCCGGGGCCCTGGCCGTCGCGCACGAACAGGCGCAGCTTGCCGTCGCGGTCGAACACGTAGCTCGCGGCGGTGTGATCCATCGTGTAGCTGCCGGGCGTCTTGCCGGGCACCTTCGCGTAGTACACGCGGAAATCCTTCGTGACCTTCTTCAGCGCGGCTTCGTCGGCCGGCCGCAGGCCGATGAACGACGGATCGAACGCGGGCACGTACTGGCCGAGCAGCGCCGGCGTGTCACGCTCCGGGTCGACGGTGACGAACAGCACCTGCACGCGCTTCGCGGCATCGGGCCCGAGCTGCTTCAACGCTTCGGACAGCTCGGCCATCGTCGTCGGGCACACGTCCGGGCAGTGCGTATAGCCGAAGAACATCACGACGGCCTTGCCCTTGAAATCGCCGAGCGTGCGCACCTTGCCGGCCGTATCGGGCAGCGAGAAGTCGCTGCCGAACTGCGTGTTGCCGGTGATGTCGAGATTCTGGAATTTCGGCGCGTTGTCGCATCCGGCGAGCAGCAGCGCTGCCGTGAGTGCGCATGCGAGCATCCAGCCTTGGCGCGCGCGGCGCCCGAACCGTGATTGGAGCATTGCGTTCAAACCGTGCGGTTACACGCCGAGCAGCGGGCGTGCATAGTGATCGACGAGCAGCGCGGCAAACAGCAGCGACAGGTAGACGATCGAGTAGCGGAAGGCCTTGCGGGCGAGTTCGTCCGAATAGTCACGATGGATCTTCCACGCATACGCGAGGAACACCGCGCCGAGCAGCACCGCGCTCGTCAGGTAGACGGCCCCGCTCATCCCGGAGATGAACGGCATCAGCGTGACCGCGAACAGGATCACCGTGTACAGCAGGATGTGCAGCCGCGTGAACTTCTCGCCGTGCGTGACGGGCAGCATCGGCAGCCCCGCGTTTTCGTAATCCTTGCGGCGATACAGCGCGAGCACCCAGAAATGCGGCGGCGTCCACACGAAGATGATCAGCACGAGGATCCACGCGTCGCCCGGCACCGCGCCGGTGACCGCGGCCCAGCCGAGCGCCGGCGGCATCGCGCCCGACGCGCCGCCGATCACGATGTTCTGCGGCGTCATCGGCTTGAGCAGCAGCGTGTAGATCACCGCATAGCCGACGAAGGTCGCGATCGTCAGCCACATCGTCAGCGGGTTCGTGAACGTATAGAGCGTCCATGCGCCGACGCTGCCGAGCACGGCCGAGAACAGCAGGATCTGCGGCGTCGTGATCTCGCCGCGCGCGGACGGGCGCCACGCGGTACGACGCATCATCGCGTCGATCTTCTGTTCGACGAGGCAGTTGATCGCGAACGCCGCGCCGGCCAGCAGCCAGATGCCGACCGTACCGCCGATCAGCACGTGCCACGGCACCATGCCCGGCGTCGCGAGGAACATGCCGATCACCGCGCAGAACACCGCGAGCTGCGTGACACGCGGCTTCGTCAGCGCCATGTACTGGGAGAAGCGGCTACCGGGCGATTGGGAGAGGGTGCTTTGCATGGGGGCGGTCACGCCGGGGCGGCGTCGCGCGCAGGCTGCGCGACACGGCCGGGGCGGCTTGAAAGGATGCGAAAGTTTAACATGACGACGAGCAGCAGCAGGATCGCGGCCCCGCCGTTGTGCGCAACGGCGACCGGCAGCGGCCACTGCAGCACGATGTTGGTCAGGCCCGTCGCGAACTGCAGCAGGACGACCAGTAGCACGCCGTTCGCGGGCCGCCGCAGCGATTCGAAGCGGCGCATCTTCAGCGCGAACGCGACCAGATACGCGACCACGACGAATGCGAACGTGCGGTGCGTCCAGTGGATCGCGACCAGCGCGTCCTGCGTGATCGCGTCGCCGTCCTTCGTCATCCCGAGCGCACGCCACAGGTGGAAGCCGTGCTGGAAGTCCATCGGCGGGATCCACTGGCCGTTGCAGGTCGGGAAATCGGTGCAGGCGAGCACCGCGTAGTTGGTGCTCACCCAGCCGCCGAGCGCGATCTGCACGACCAGCAGCACGAGCGCCGCGAGCGCGGCCGCGCGATAACGGCCGGCTTCCGGCTCGTACGACGGCAGCGGCGTCTGCCGCGCCGCGAGCCAGCCGAGCGTGCCGAGCAGCGTGAGGCCGAGCAGCAGGTGGATCGTGACGATCACCGGCTGCAGCTTCATCGTGACCGTCCACGCGCCGAATGCACCCTGCACGAGGATCAGCAGCAGCAGGCTCGTCGGCCACCACGGCGACACGTGCAGCGGGCGGCGGCGCAGCCTCGCGGACCACGCGATCACGACCTGCGCGATGATCAGCACGCCGATCGCCATCGCGAAATAGCGGTGGATCATCTCGATCCACGCCTTGGTCATGCTGACCGGGCCCGTCGGCATCGCCTGGTGCGCGGCCGTGATCGCGGCATGCGCGATGAACGGCGACGACGTGCCGTAGCAGCCCGGCCAGTCAGGGCAGCCGAGCCCCGAGTCGGTCAGCCGCGTGAAGCCGCCGAACATCACGAGGTCGAGCGTCAGGAAGGTGGTGATCCACACCAGCTTGCGAAACTTGTTGTCGTCGGCCTTCACCCACACGTACGACAGCGGCAGCAGCGCGATGCACAGGCCGATCAGGCCGAGTTGCAGTAGATACGACATCGGTTCCTTGCCTCTCGTGTTGCCTTAGCCGATGCTCGACCACTTCAGCAGCTTCGTCACGTCCGACTTGATCTTGCTGGGGTTCGGATCCTTCGGGAAGCGCATCATCAGGTTGCCGTTCGGGTCGACCATGTAGAGGTGGTCGCTGTCCTTCGTGCCGGCATCGGCCGGCAGCCATGCGGCCACCGCGGCCGGATCGGCGACGAGCCGGCGCGTGTCGGGATAGGCATCCAGCACCTTCTGCGGCATCGCGCCCGCATCGCTGCGCAGCCACACCATCGTGATCCGGTGCCGCTCGCCTGCCTGCGTGACGCGGATCTGGCGCATGAAATAGAGCTTCTGCGCGCATGCGTCGTCACACGCGCTGCGGTCGGTCATCACGAACAGCCACACGCCGCGCAACGACGACAGCGGCACGGTCTTGCCGGTTTCGTCGGTCACCTGCAGATCCGCGGGGATCGGACGCTGCGGCTCGATCAGCGTGCCGTAGTTCGTCGAGCCGCCCTTCGGCTTGATCACGTAATAGGTGAAGTACGACGCGATCATCGGCGCCGCGCACACGAGACCCAGCAGCACGAGCATCCAGCGGCCGCGCTTGCGGGCCGCCGGCGACATCGGCGCAGCGGCCGGACCCTGACGGGAAGATTGCATGGACAAATCAGACCTCTCGAAACGAACCCGCGGCGCAGCCGCCGCGTCCTGGCATGGCGCTCACGCACCGGCCGACTTCTTCGCCGCACGCCGCGCGGCGTACAGGCCGAAGCCGAGCGCGGCCGCCGCCATCGCCCACCACTGAAACATGTAACCGTAATTGCGCTCGACGCCGGTCGTCGCCGCCGGCCAGTCCCGCACGAGCTTGTCGCCGTCGTCGCTCGTCTGCTGGATCACGAACGGCTGCAGCGGCAGCCCCGTTTCCTTCGCATACGCGGCGACGTCCAGGTTCTGCCGGATTCTCTGGTGCGCCGCCGACCCGCCTTCGCCGAGCTCGAACGCTCGCGACGCGTCGGCACGTGCGATACCCACGATCTCGACATCGCCCGCGGGCGTCGCGAACGGTTCGATCGCCGTGCGATCGGCGATATTGCGCGGCAGCCAGCCGCGGTTCACGAGCACGACGCCGCCGCCCGTGAGTTTAAACGGCATCACGACGTAAAAACCCGGCTGGTCGTTATACGGCCGATTGTCGAGGAACACCGCCTGTTCAGGCAGGAATCGGCCCTTCGCCCGCACGCGGTGAAACTCGATCGACGCGAGCGGCATCGGCTGCGCGCCGACGTCGACGGGCGCCGCCTGCTCGTAGCGCTCGATGCTCGCCTGCAGCGCTTCCTTCTGGTGCGCGCGGTCGCGCTGCCAGAAACCGAGACGGATCGTGACCGCGACGACGGCGAGAATCAGCAGCGCAGGCAGCCAGCGAATCTTCATCATGCGGCCCGCCCGGCACGTGCCGGAACGCGAGGTGCGATAATTATCCTCTTCCTTTCGAATTGCCGTCGTCCGGTTCGTGTCATGCACATACTCGTTCCCATCGCCTTCGTCCTCATCATTGCCAGCATGGGCTCGGCGCTCTACTTCATGATGCACGACCGCGGCCACACGAAACGCATGGTCTGGTCGCTCGCCACCCGCGTCGGGCTGTCGGTCTCGCTGTTCCTGCTCATCCTGATCGCGAACGGGATGGGCTGGATCCATTCGACCGGGCTGCCGATCGGGCGTTGATCGATCTGCCGTCGCGGCCGCTGTGACATTTCGCCGCATGGCCGCGCCACCAAGCAAAAGCGCCGCCAGACTGAGTCGCGGCGGCGCCAGGGTGGTGTCGCTCGCAGCGTCGCTGCCGCGCCCACGACACCAATGAAAACGGCCCGCGCGTTGCTGCGCGGGCCGTTTGTTCCATTTACAGCCAGTAGACGACGACGTACAGGCCGAGCCAGACGACGTCGACGAAGTGCCAGTACCACGCGGCGCCTTCGAATGCGAAGTGGTGATCGGGCTTGAAGTGGCCGCGGATCATCCGCACCAGCACCACCGCGAGCATCGTGCCGCCGAGGAACACGTGGAAGCCGTGGAAGCCCGTCAGCAGGAAGAACGTCGAGCCGTACACGCCCGAGTTCAGCGTCAGGTTCAGTTCGTTGTACGCGTGGTAGTACTCGAAGCCCTGCAGGAACAGGAAGCAGATACCGAACACGAGCGTCGCGGCCAGCCATGCGATCGCCTTCTTGCGATGGTCGTCACGCAGCGCGTGGTGCGAGATCGTCAGCGTCACGCCCGACGACAGCAGGAACGCGGTGTTCAGCGTCGGGATCGGCCACGGGCCCATCGTCTTGAAGTGGCCGGCGAGTGCTGCCGGGCCTTCGTTCGGCCACACCGCCGAGAAATCCGGCCAGATCAGCTTGTAGTCGAGGCTGCCGAGCTGGTGCAGCGCGATTTCACGGGCATAGAACAGTGCGCCGAAGAACGCGCCGAAGAACATGACTTCCGAGAAGATGAACCAGCTCATGCTCCAGCGGTACGACTTGTCGACGTTCTTGCCGTAATGACCGCCTTCCGACTCGGCGATCGCATCGCCGAACCAGTGATACAGCGTGAAGAGCAACCAAAGCAGGCCGAGCAGCGCCGTAAACGGCGCCCATTCGTGACCGTTGATCCACAGCGCTGTCGATCCGAGCATGACCAGCAGGCCGATGGCCGCGCTGATCGGATGCTGCGACGGATGCGGCACGAAATAGTACGGGGTCTGGTTTTGACCGCTCATGCTTGATTCTCCACTTCAGTCCAATTTGTGTACCGGAAACCGCTCCGGCTTTATTTCTTGCGCGGCGTGACCGCCACCGCTCTTTCCCGCACGCGGCGCCGTGGCGCCGCGCACTGCATTCTTTCGTGGCCGCGCGCCTCAGCCCACCACGGCACGCACGATCAGGATCAGTACGCCGATGAACATGCCGGCCGCCAGCAACGCGACGATCAGCACGTGCAGCGGATTCAGCTGCGTCGCGTCGGCCTCCAGGTCGCGCCGCTTGCGCACCCCGAAGAACGACCACAGCACGGCCTTCAGCGCCTGACCGAACGACCCGCCCCGCTTGACCTCCGTCATCGCCCCGCCTCCGTCGTCATGCATCCGGCTTCGCCGCGCCCTGCGCCGCGGTCTTGCCCGGCGCCGGCGTGGCCGGCGTATTCAGCTCGAAGAACGTGTACGACAGCGTGATCGTCTTCACGTCCTTCGGCAGTTTCGGATCGATCACGAACACCACCGGCATCTTGCGCGACTCGTTCGCGGCCAGCGTCTGCTGCGTAAAGCAAAAGCACTCGATCTTCTTGAAGAACTCCGTCGCCTGCTTCGGCGCGTAGCTCGGAATCGCCTGTGCAACGAC includes:
- a CDS encoding SURF1 family protein, with product MKIRWLPALLILAVVAVTIRLGFWQRDRAHQKEALQASIERYEQAAPVDVGAQPMPLASIEFHRVRAKGRFLPEQAVFLDNRPYNDQPGFYVVMPFKLTGGGVVLVNRGWLPRNIADRTAIEPFATPAGDVEIVGIARADASRAFELGEGGSAAHQRIRQNLDVAAYAKETGLPLQPFVIQQTSDDGDKLVRDWPAATTGVERNYGYMFQWWAMAAAALGFGLYAARRAAKKSAGA
- a CDS encoding COX15/CtaA family protein, producing MSYLLQLGLIGLCIALLPLSYVWVKADDNKFRKLVWITTFLTLDLVMFGGFTRLTDSGLGCPDWPGCYGTSSPFIAHAAITAAHQAMPTGPVSMTKAWIEMIHRYFAMAIGVLIIAQVVIAWSARLRRRPLHVSPWWPTSLLLLILVQGAFGAWTVTMKLQPVIVTIHLLLGLTLLGTLGWLAARQTPLPSYEPEAGRYRAAALAALVLLVVQIALGGWVSTNYAVLACTDFPTCNGQWIPPMDFQHGFHLWRALGMTKDGDAITQDALVAIHWTHRTFAFVVVAYLVAFALKMRRFESLRRPANGVLLVVLLQFATGLTNIVLQWPLPVAVAHNGGAAILLLLVVMLNFRILSSRPGRVAQPARDAAPA
- the cyoE gene encoding heme o synthase; translated protein: MQSTLSQSPGSRFSQYMALTKPRVTQLAVFCAVIGMFLATPGMVPWHVLIGGTVGIWLLAGAAFAINCLVEQKIDAMMRRTAWRPSARGEITTPQILLFSAVLGSVGAWTLYTFTNPLTMWLTIATFVGYAVIYTLLLKPMTPQNIVIGGASGAMPPALGWAAVTGAVPGDAWILVLIIFVWTPPHFWVLALYRRKDYENAGLPMLPVTHGEKFTRLHILLYTVILFAVTLMPFISGMSGAVYLTSAVLLGAVFLAYAWKIHRDYSDELARKAFRYSIVYLSLLFAALLVDHYARPLLGV
- a CDS encoding DUF2970 domain-containing protein translates to MTEVKRGGSFGQALKAVLWSFFGVRKRRDLEADATQLNPLHVLIVALLAAGMFIGVLILIVRAVVG
- a CDS encoding SCO family protein — translated: MQSSRQGPAAAPMSPAARKRGRWMLVLLGLVCAAPMIASYFTYYVIKPKGGSTNYGTLIEPQRPIPADLQVTDETGKTVPLSSLRGVWLFVMTDRSACDDACAQKLYFMRQIRVTQAGERHRITMVWLRSDAGAMPQKVLDAYPDTRRLVADPAAVAAWLPADAGTKDSDHLYMVDPNGNLMMRFPKDPNPSKIKSDVTKLLKWSSIG
- a CDS encoding twin transmembrane helix small protein, translating into MHILVPIAFVLIIASMGSALYFMMHDRGHTKRMVWSLATRVGLSVSLFLLILIANGMGWIHSTGLPIGR
- a CDS encoding YciI family protein — protein: MYVIDIHYTASLEQIDDALERHRAFLQPQFDKGIFIAAGPKVPREGGVILAARIDRDELDAILETDPFVTEGLATYRVTEFRITRAAPGVVLPALP
- a CDS encoding SCO family protein — translated: MLQSRFGRRARQGWMLACALTAALLLAGCDNAPKFQNLDITGNTQFGSDFSLPDTAGKVRTLGDFKGKAVVMFFGYTHCPDVCPTTMAELSEALKQLGPDAAKRVQVLFVTVDPERDTPALLGQYVPAFDPSFIGLRPADEAALKKVTKDFRVYYAKVPGKTPGSYTMDHTAASYVFDRDGKLRLFVRDGQGPGPWVHDLKLLLG
- a CDS encoding cytochrome c oxidase subunit 3, with the protein product MSGQNQTPYYFVPHPSQHPISAAIGLLVMLGSTALWINGHEWAPFTALLGLLWLLFTLYHWFGDAIAESEGGHYGKNVDKSYRWSMSWFIFSEVMFFGAFFGALFYAREIALHQLGSLDYKLIWPDFSAVWPNEGPAALAGHFKTMGPWPIPTLNTAFLLSSGVTLTISHHALRDDHRKKAIAWLAATLVFGICFLFLQGFEYYHAYNELNLTLNSGVYGSTFFLLTGFHGFHVFLGGTMLAVVLVRMIRGHFKPDHHFAFEGAAWYWHFVDVVWLGLYVVVYWL